The stretch of DNA gaaaaaaattcatatatcaCTATCAGAGATCAAGAAAGAAAAGTAAAGTATGTGCTCAGATGGACTCTGAACGAGGCCGTATTCAAGACTCATGTGGAAGCATTTTCATCTAGCACAAAAATAGTTCAAATGGGAAGAGATTGTAACCTGAGGAATATATTTGATGACTGTCATAACAACCTGCAAGGTGCTGCAGCAAAATTGAAATTATACAATATAAGAGagtaaattactaaaaattaacATGAAATCAAACTTTAGAACAACAAAAGACTGCAAACTGCATCTGCAATGTTCAAGAGAACAAAGTTTGAAGCAGAAGTTTAATACAGTTCTGAGCCCAAAAGCCTTGCAGGGAGAAGTTAACTCCCTATTTGAACAATTATATCTCATCATGTCATGGAATATGATGATTCATTTATTATGAGCTACTAACAGTGGCGAGAGATGGGGCATGTACTCCATTGTGGCCAATCACGTAAAGACTAATAATAAAGGCTGAAAATTTGATTGTGGCAAAAGTTTTATCAATTGGATATGGTTTGTCATAATCATTCCATAACCCGCTTGAGTCTTGGGGATGGGGAGAGATATGAagggaaaatagaaaagaatgtCTTACTTAAAACAGGAGACTAGCCAAAGCCAGGAATGTCCTGGCAAAGCTATGAACACACAAATTGCTGCAGATAACCAAGCAACAGATACAATTGCAATACAAGTCTTTGAGACCCTCTGATTTCCACGCTGTAAAAAAGATCAATACAAGTGCAATATTAATGCTGATGGCAGTATCTTCAATCTATAACATGTACCAAGTTCAGATGCCATTTTGGCTATAAAAAAGCTGACAATTTGGAAGGTTTTAATTCACTTGTAGAAAATTATGGAAGTGCTAATTTGGCCGAAGCTTAAATAAACATTTATTTCCCAAACTGCAACGCATGTAGAATGACATTCGAAAATACTAAAACcaattgaaataaaagaaatgcttACACTTAGCAAAAACGAAATACTCACATCATAAATTATGATTTGGAACAGGGTATATGCAGTGAGAAGAACAGCATGTGCTGAGAAAGCTACATCATTTGCAGCTACAGGTATCATCTGCAGCGAGAACGAAAAGGATGTAATAAACCCTTCAAATATTGATAGGACAAAATGTAACTCTCCAAGCAGATTCGAGAACTATCGCAGTTATCATCAACAGTAAGAATGATAAggatataaaatcataaataaacccttCAAATATAGATAGGGCAAGGTGTATGTCTCCAAGCAGGCTCGAGAACCATCTGTGCAACGATCATTAACTCGTGTGGATAACTCGGAGCCATCCGGAAGCAGGTTGCAGTGCACTAAGAAAAGAAGGAACACTGAGgcagaataatttttttttaattatacggTACTAGCTTCAAGAACTTCTGTCAAAATAATGAGGCCGAAAGCCTCATCAAAGGAAGAAATCATATCCACTTCTatgaattttggaattatccAACAGCCTCAAAAAAGCCGTTGGATGTTGGGTTTTACCATGCCTGTCTTTCGAGTACAGGAGGAGGCATGAAAAACTGGGATCGTATCAAGCCCTCAGCCAGGTCTCGCAGTTGTCTAAGGCGGCCCGGCTGAGTAGTGATTTGCTTAGTCCAAccgggaaattgaagaagaaaacccaaattttcCTCTTGTGAGCGTTTTTCTCAGCAGCCAAACGTCTCAAGGGAATAAagaaacacacacaaaataattcCATAGAGATTTCTATTAAGCACGTATATGTAGATACTGATAGGCAGAACGCAGAGAACAAACCTCATTGAAACCATATTTCTGACGGTACTGCTTCTGAACTGCAGAGCTGAAGAAGAGGGAAGCATTGTAGATGAGATAGGAAGAGTGCTTCGTCAAATTCAGCAccacaaaatcaaaattcagTCCTACCACACTGCATTTCGCGccgaaaaaggaaaaagagtcaACAATTTAGGCATTAACTATGCAAAAACGTTTCAGAAATTCACGGAattggagcgaagggaaggggAATCGAATTGGGGGCACCTTTTCCTTCGAAAATTCAAGATGACTTGGGGGTAAAAACTGACGGACCAAGCGACGAAAGCAGTCCATCCGAAAACGTTGTATACTACCTCCATGGAGACGGAATTCCACGCCATTTTCTCTCTTGGTCGCACGCCTCCTCTCTCGCTTTTCTCTGATTTCCAACAGAATTTCGCCTGATTCCGGCGATATTTATTGTGATTGCGTTGAGATCCCTCCGGTTAGACAACGACCATCGATCCACTCCCCAACGAAGGAGGTActtaatacatatacatatatatatataggacaaatatatgttttataatttttttttgtttaaatgctttaatttttattattttatttatacttataaattatgtaattttgaattaattacacattttatTACAGTTATATCTGACGTATACAATGCATGCGTGCTAAAATACAACAGGCAATGAAACAAATGCAAGCTGTCGGGAGACAACTAACGAAGGCATTGACGACAAGCAAAGACAGAAATAAAGAGGTGACTTCGTTGATGACTTTGTCTTTTCACTTTCTACCTTTCTCAATTGACGATAACTTGCAATTGTCATCTTCACTTGCTGTGGACTCTTTTGCCTGTCGTTGGGAAAATGAAGTCGCATCTAACTTTCTGTTTTCCTTAATCAACGAGAACCTATAATTATTGCCTTCACTTGTCGTATCTTGATAACTTGCATTTGCCTTGTCGCTAACCattgaagaaagaaattataatGAAGATGGTAGTTAGTTTGCATGCGTGTGAAGAGTAATTTAGGTATTTTATTCCGAGTGgatcaattataaaaaaaatgtgtaattaatttaaaattatataatttaaaaatataattaaaataataaaaatttaaatatttaaataaaagaatgcGTAAGTgcaagattaaaatatatatttgattgtatttaaattattaaaataaaaatataaaatttacgaattaaaatacaataaatatattttatatttaaaattaataataattatgataTAACATTTCTGTTTGGGAAAACAATATTATGGTTGTACCTTATGTTGGGAAATCAAATGTGCAACTGAAGTGGAGGAAATGGGAATCTTTCTCAAATCATAATCGAAGTTGAGGAAATGTCATCCGGCACGAAAGTTAAAGCGCTATCCTGAATAATATTCAATTCAGGAATGGCCTTTGGGTCTTACTTCTTAGCCATTGCGTTGCGTCTTAAAATGTCCAGCTTTTTATCATTTATGGGAATGAATCTGGACAACACGTATCCCCAGGTGCATTTCTCAAAacccaacaaaaacaaataaataaatacaacagATATCGAGAATAATAAGCATAAACAGTGCTCCATCATCCACCCCCACGTTATTGACTGTTACAAGTAAGCATAAACAGTGCTCTCTTCACAGAAGAAGACTACGTCTAAATGCCATTTAGAAGCTGAAGCTGCTTGATGTTTGTGATTTGCTTTCCAGGGTTGAGTCCTTTGGGGCAGGCCCGGGCGCAATTCAATATTGTATGGCACCGGTATAGCTTGAACTCGTCGCATATTGCATCCAGCCTCTCCTTGGTATACTCATCCCGGCTGTCCATTATCCACCTGCCCATTATAACAAGAACTCAGTTCCATCAACAGAATATGTATCTATCTAATGTTCAAACAAAAAGAATACAGTTATGACAAGGTAGAGAACCGATTGGGTCTTGAATTTCTTCACTAGTAGTAAAGTTACAGTTTTCCATTTCAATTTACAGGGCAAGAGCTTTCCATTTCATCACGGTAAGCTTGTTCCATGTAGTAGACCAAATGAATCGGGAAATTTTAACTGCAAAAGCACTGACTAGTGACTACTAACTATATAACCTATTTTACCATTACAAGCCTTTCTTTATTGAGCCCAAAAGGTAATTCCATTCCATCATATTACCTcgctataaataaataagacttAACTAGGATTCTTCTGTAGCTTAATTAAGAAGAACTTTAACAGGTGACAACATATTAAGCTGCAGTTATAACAAAAGTGAATTAGCTCAAGACTCAGCTGTTTCAAGCCTCTAATCAAGAAAATTACTAATGTACTTCCTTAGTACTCTAGATTTTCTGAAAAGAATCAATGCATATTAGTCACGATCACAAGGGCATATTAGTCATAATAAAGTACATGtattagttaattattatacctTGTTGCTTTACCTGTTTGTAGCCTAGAGAGACCGGTAATTGTGGAATGATATTTTGAATTCcgtcttctctctctatctcctctattctccctcaattccctTTGTATCTGTTCTCTCTCATTCCatttctgctctctctctctctctcccaaattcttctcaattttctttctaaaccctagcccAACCCGTGACACTAGTAAGTACCAATCACGTATTTTCAGCCGTCTCTTTCATTGTTCTTGAAGCTTGTTAAAGAGAAAGTTAGCAAATACATCGAATTCGTGTGTTTTTCATAAGACATGACTAAATGGGGCTGCCTACTGGGACAAGACAGCACATTTCTAATGCCAATAGACAAAGATTTGAACAAATACAACTCAAAAACAATAGTGAAGATAGTAGAACTCATAAACACAAGTTTTGCACGTATATAATTTCAAGgacaataacataaataaactcCCAAAGGATCATTCTATGCACCATTAAACCTAAATTTTCGATGCCGTTTAGATGTATGAATGGTGCTCTCACTCTTGCAATAACTTGAGAGGCAAGAAAACTGAATATCCCTTTGCAAGTGTGAACATTCGTGGAGACACAACAGTGGTGCAAGCTCCATTTCAACTCAACATGGAGATTATCGTGCTAAGTGAAAACAAAGCTCAGCAACAGATAATTAGGAGCTTCAAGTAGAAAGCCAAAAAATTCAATAGGAGAACATCCCAACCAGCAATCAGTTCAATAGACCTAAAGGCATATTT from Diospyros lotus cultivar Yz01 chromosome 6, ASM1463336v1, whole genome shotgun sequence encodes:
- the LOC127803029 gene encoding cystinosin homolog, translated to MAWNSVSMEVVYNVFGWTAFVAWSVSFYPQVILNFRRKSVVGLNFDFVVLNLTKHSSYLIYNASLFFSSAVQKQYRQKYGFNEMIPVAANDVAFSAHAVLLTAYTLFQIIIYDRGNQRVSKTCIAIVSVAWLSAAICVFIALPGHSWLWLVSCFNTLQVVMTVIKYIPQAIMNFRRKSTVGFSIGNILLDLFGGLANYGQMAVQSIDQNSWVNFYGNIGKTLLSLVSIFFDLLFILQHYVLYPAKKTATTPDLDSVVSKEPLIDSPHGQDPENV